A single genomic interval of Chryseobacterium paludis harbors:
- a CDS encoding heme-binding domain-containing protein, with product MKKVLIVLLVAFIIIQFFPIDKTNPPLNPGMDFLKIKNTPPEIAKIINTSCYDCHSNETKYPWYSSIAPSSWFLKKHIDEGRKHLNFSTFAMYEPKRQAHKLQECTEMIEKEEMPLESYFIGHQGAKLTPEQRKELIKYFKKVKEETERSMVF from the coding sequence ATGAAAAAAGTATTGATCGTTCTCTTAGTTGCTTTTATTATCATTCAGTTTTTTCCAATTGATAAGACAAATCCACCTTTAAATCCAGGCATGGATTTTTTAAAAATAAAAAATACACCACCGGAGATCGCCAAGATCATCAACACTTCCTGTTATGACTGTCATTCTAATGAAACAAAGTATCCATGGTATTCCAGTATTGCTCCCTCCTCATGGTTTTTAAAAAAACATATTGATGAAGGAAGAAAACATCTAAATTTCTCTACCTTTGCAATGTACGAACCTAAAAGACAGGCACACAAATTGCAGGAATGTACAGAAATGATCGAAAAAGAGGAAATGCCTCTTGAATCATATTTCATTGGTCATCAGGGTGCAAAATTAACTCCTGAACAAAGAAAGGAATTAATAAAATACTTTAAAAAAGTAAAAGAAGAAACTGAAAGATCGATGGTATTTTAA
- the katG gene encoding catalase/peroxidase HPI encodes MEKDSNDISKCPFHNGTMKQSVAGGGTQNQEWWPNQLRVDILRQHSSLSDPMDKDFDYAEAFKNLDLEAVKRDLHALMTDSQEWWPADFGHYGPLFIRMAWHSAGTYRVGDGRGGAGAGQQRFAPLNSWPDNVSLDKARRLLWPIKQKYGKNISWADLLILTGNIALESMGFKTFGYAGGREDVWEPDMDIYWGSETTWLGGDLRYAHGSEGVVENHGVLPTDDNADGGVHSRNLEKPLAAVQMGLIYVNPEGPDGNPDPILAAKDIRDTFGRMAMNDEETVALIAGGHSFGKTHGAGPADHVGKEPEAAGIEQQGLGWNSSYRSGSGADAISSGLEVTWTKTPTQWSNNFFENLFENEWELTKSPAGAHQWVAKNAENTIPDAFDSTKKHRPTMLTTDLSLRLDPAYEKISRHFYENPDALADAFSRAWFKLTHRDMGPRVRYLGPDVPAEVLIWQDPIPTVDHALIDAGDIESLKVKILNSGLSSSELITTAWASASTFRGSDKRGGANGARIRLAPQKNWQVNNPVQLQKVLNGLENIQTEFNAQSSGKKVSLADLIVLAGTAAVEKAAKDAGYDISVSFTPGRMDASQEQTDVESMGYLEPAADGFRNYLKRKYTVSTEALLIDKAQLLTLTAPELTVLIGGMRALDTNFDGSKNGVFTHRPGVLTNDFFVNLLDMRTQWKATSADNELYLGTDRSSGQPKWTATRADLVFGSNSELRAIAEVYASADAQGKFVKDFAAAWTKVMNLDRFDLV; translated from the coding sequence ATGGAAAAAGATTCAAATGACATCAGTAAGTGCCCGTTTCATAATGGAACGATGAAGCAAAGTGTCGCTGGTGGTGGAACTCAAAATCAGGAATGGTGGCCTAACCAGTTAAGAGTTGATATTTTACGTCAGCATTCATCTTTGTCGGATCCTATGGATAAGGATTTTGATTATGCTGAAGCTTTTAAGAATTTAGACCTTGAAGCGGTAAAAAGAGATCTTCATGCATTAATGACTGATTCACAGGAATGGTGGCCTGCAGATTTCGGACACTATGGTCCTTTGTTTATCCGTATGGCTTGGCATAGTGCCGGTACTTATCGTGTAGGTGATGGTAGAGGAGGTGCCGGAGCAGGGCAACAACGTTTTGCCCCATTAAATAGCTGGCCGGATAACGTAAGTCTTGATAAAGCCAGAAGATTGCTTTGGCCTATTAAACAAAAATATGGTAAAAATATATCATGGGCAGATCTTTTGATTCTTACTGGTAATATTGCTTTGGAATCCATGGGCTTTAAAACATTTGGATATGCCGGAGGACGTGAAGATGTTTGGGAGCCGGATATGGATATATATTGGGGATCTGAAACAACATGGTTAGGAGGAGACCTGCGTTATGCACACGGTTCTGAAGGGGTAGTTGAAAATCATGGCGTCCTTCCTACAGATGATAATGCAGATGGGGGTGTTCATTCACGTAATTTGGAAAAACCTTTAGCAGCAGTACAGATGGGTCTTATTTATGTAAACCCTGAGGGGCCTGATGGGAATCCGGATCCTATTCTTGCGGCTAAAGATATTCGTGATACTTTCGGACGTATGGCGATGAATGATGAAGAAACTGTAGCATTAATTGCTGGTGGACACAGCTTTGGAAAAACGCACGGTGCAGGACCGGCGGATCATGTAGGAAAAGAGCCTGAAGCAGCCGGAATTGAGCAACAGGGATTAGGATGGAATAGCAGCTATCGCAGTGGAAGTGGGGCTGATGCCATCAGTAGTGGGCTGGAAGTTACCTGGACCAAAACACCTACTCAGTGGAGTAATAATTTCTTTGAAAACCTATTTGAAAATGAATGGGAACTTACCAAAAGTCCAGCGGGGGCTCATCAATGGGTCGCTAAAAATGCAGAGAATACAATACCTGATGCGTTTGATTCTACAAAAAAACATAGACCTACAATGCTGACAACCGATCTTTCATTAAGATTGGATCCGGCATATGAAAAAATATCAAGACATTTTTATGAAAACCCTGATGCATTGGCGGATGCTTTCTCCCGAGCATGGTTTAAACTTACACATAGAGATATGGGACCAAGAGTCCGTTACCTGGGGCCTGATGTTCCGGCTGAAGTATTGATCTGGCAAGATCCTATTCCTACAGTAGATCATGCGTTAATCGATGCTGGTGATATTGAATCATTAAAAGTGAAAATATTAAATTCAGGACTAAGCTCTTCAGAATTGATAACTACAGCATGGGCTTCAGCATCAACTTTCAGAGGAAGTGATAAGCGTGGTGGAGCAAATGGTGCCAGGATTCGATTAGCTCCTCAAAAAAACTGGCAGGTAAATAATCCTGTTCAATTGCAGAAAGTACTAAATGGATTGGAAAATATCCAGACAGAATTTAATGCACAATCTTCAGGTAAGAAAGTTTCATTAGCAGATTTAATTGTATTGGCAGGAACTGCAGCAGTAGAGAAAGCAGCAAAAGATGCCGGCTATGATATTTCTGTTTCTTTCACACCGGGTCGTATGGATGCTTCACAAGAACAAACTGATGTTGAATCTATGGGATATCTTGAACCTGCAGCAGACGGTTTCCGTAATTACTTAAAAAGAAAATATACCGTTTCCACAGAAGCGTTATTAATAGATAAAGCACAGCTTTTAACACTTACGGCTCCTGAACTAACGGTATTAATCGGCGGAATGAGAGCGCTGGATACTAACTTTGACGGTTCTAAAAATGGGGTATTTACACACCGTCCAGGAGTTCTTACTAATGATTTCTTTGTGAACCTTCTGGATATGAGAACACAATGGAAAGCAACTTCCGCGGATAACGAATTGTATCTGGGAACAGATCGCTCAAGTGGACAGCCAAAATGGACGGCTACCCGTGCTGATTTGGTATTCGGTTCCAATTCAGAATTGAGAGCTATTGCTGAAGTATATGCCAGTGCTGATGCGCAAGGTAAATTTGTAAAAGATTTTGCTGCTGCATGGACTAAAGTAATGAATTTAGATAGATTTGATTTAGTTTAA
- the der gene encoding ribosome biogenesis GTPase Der — protein MSNIVAIVGRPNVGKSTLFNRFLERREAIVDSTAGVTRDRHYGKSDWNGVDFTVIDTGGYDVGTEDIFEEEIRKQVQLAVDEATSIIFMLNVEEGLTDTDYEIHELLRRSNKPVYIVINKVDSAKEELAATEFYQLGIEKYFTLSSATGSGTGELLDDIVRDFPTTDYQDPFEGLPKITIAGRPNVGKSTLTNALLDVERNIVTDVAGTTRDSIQTLYNKFGHEFVLVDTAGMRRKAKVSEDLEFYSVMRSIRSIEYSDVVIIMVDATQGWESQDMNIFGLAQKNRKGIVIVVNKWDLIEDKKTNTIRDFEKVIKDKIGQFQDIPILFISALTKQRILKAVEVAMEVYEDRKKKIKTSKLNEVMLPIFEQTPPPANKGKYIKIKYCVQLPTPSPQFVFFCNLPQYVKEPYKRFTENQLRKEFGFTGVPIEVYFRQK, from the coding sequence ATGTCAAACATTGTTGCTATCGTTGGGCGTCCCAACGTAGGAAAATCCACATTATTTAACCGATTTCTGGAGAGAAGAGAAGCTATTGTAGACTCTACTGCCGGAGTTACAAGAGACCGTCATTACGGAAAATCAGATTGGAATGGAGTAGACTTTACTGTAATTGATACAGGAGGATATGATGTAGGAACAGAAGATATTTTCGAAGAAGAGATCCGTAAGCAAGTACAGTTAGCAGTAGATGAAGCAACATCTATTATCTTTATGCTGAATGTAGAAGAAGGACTTACCGATACTGATTATGAGATCCATGAACTTTTAAGAAGATCCAATAAGCCTGTATATATTGTTATTAATAAAGTAGATTCTGCTAAGGAAGAATTAGCGGCTACAGAATTTTATCAGTTAGGAATTGAAAAGTATTTTACACTTTCTTCAGCAACAGGTTCTGGAACCGGAGAATTACTGGACGATATTGTTAGGGATTTCCCAACTACCGATTATCAGGATCCTTTTGAAGGTTTGCCTAAAATTACTATTGCAGGTCGTCCAAATGTAGGAAAATCAACTTTAACGAATGCCTTACTTGATGTTGAAAGAAACATTGTAACCGATGTTGCAGGAACAACGAGAGATAGTATTCAGACCCTTTACAATAAATTCGGACACGAGTTTGTGTTGGTAGATACTGCAGGAATGCGTCGTAAGGCTAAAGTTTCTGAAGATCTGGAATTTTATTCTGTAATGAGATCAATCCGTTCTATTGAATATTCTGATGTCGTGATCATTATGGTAGATGCAACTCAGGGTTGGGAATCTCAGGATATGAATATCTTCGGATTAGCCCAGAAGAACAGAAAAGGAATTGTGATCGTGGTTAACAAATGGGATCTGATTGAAGATAAAAAAACAAATACCATTCGTGATTTCGAAAAAGTAATTAAAGATAAGATCGGACAGTTTCAGGATATTCCAATTTTGTTTATCTCTGCTTTAACGAAACAAAGAATTCTAAAAGCTGTAGAAGTGGCAATGGAAGTTTACGAAGACCGTAAGAAGAAAATAAAAACTTCAAAATTAAATGAGGTGATGCTTCCTATTTTTGAACAGACTCCACCTCCTGCAAACAAAGGAAAATATATTAAAATTAAATATTGTGTTCAGCTTCCTACACCATCGCCGCAGTTTGTATTTTTCTGTAACCTGCCGCAATATGTAAAAGAACCATACAAGAGATTTACTGAAAACCAATTGAGAAAAGAATTCGGATTTACTGGAGTTCCTATTGAAGTATATTTCAGACAAAAATAA
- the upp gene encoding uracil phosphoribosyltransferase, which produces MLTILSENFSLVNEWINELRNVEVQQDRLRFRRNMERIGEIAAFEISKDLEQKEVEIQTPLDTIKVKEIAVQPVVTTILRAGVPLFQGILNYLDKADCGFVAAYRKHDANDYFSIKQDYLTCPSIEGRPLIVGDPMLATGASLIEAIKDLLTHGTPTQLHIVAAIASRQGVETIEKAYPEAKIWVGAIDEQLTTKGYITPGLGDAGDLSYGEKLQR; this is translated from the coding sequence ATGCTTACTATTTTATCAGAAAACTTTTCTCTTGTTAATGAATGGATTAATGAACTTCGTAATGTAGAAGTTCAACAGGATCGATTGAGGTTCCGTAGAAATATGGAGCGTATCGGAGAGATAGCAGCTTTTGAGATCAGTAAGGACTTAGAACAAAAAGAGGTTGAAATTCAGACTCCTCTGGATACGATAAAAGTAAAGGAAATTGCAGTCCAGCCTGTTGTTACTACAATTTTAAGAGCAGGAGTTCCTTTATTTCAGGGGATTTTAAATTATTTAGATAAAGCAGATTGTGGCTTTGTAGCTGCTTACAGAAAACATGATGCGAATGATTATTTTTCTATTAAACAGGATTATTTAACTTGCCCAAGTATTGAAGGCAGACCTTTGATTGTTGGAGACCCAATGTTGGCAACAGGAGCTTCTTTAATTGAGGCTATCAAAGATCTTTTAACACATGGAACACCTACGCAATTGCATATAGTGGCAGCAATCGCTTCACGCCAGGGAGTAGAAACTATTGAAAAAGCATATCCCGAAGCAAAAATCTGGGTAGGAGCCATTGATGAACAGTTGACCACCAAAGGATATATCACTCCGGGGCTAGGTGATGCCGGAGATTTAAGTTACGGCGAAAAATTGCAGCGATAA
- a CDS encoding alpha/beta fold hydrolase, which yields MKNLLLLHGALGHSDIFKPYQQELSKHFNIHTPLFSGHGNTDISEEDISIEKYTKELENYCEKENLKDVYIFGHSMGGYVGLCYTLRKPDNVSSILTLGTKFDWTEEQAVRESKILDPETILSKIPKYAEQLEAQHGSKWKQLLPAIAKMMISLGKNPSLDQSSLIAITTPVQIMVGDKDNMVTLEESIQVYHSIPNARLAVLPDTKHPMDKVRPTLVFDIMKDFWNLV from the coding sequence ATGAAAAATCTGCTTTTACTACATGGGGCTTTAGGACATAGCGATATTTTTAAACCTTATCAACAGGAACTATCGAAACACTTCAATATACATACTCCTCTATTTTCAGGACATGGAAATACTGACATTTCAGAAGAAGACATTAGCATTGAAAAATACACCAAGGAGCTGGAAAATTATTGTGAAAAGGAAAATTTAAAAGACGTTTATATTTTCGGACACAGCATGGGTGGTTATGTTGGTCTTTGTTATACTTTGCGGAAGCCTGATAACGTAAGTTCCATTCTGACTTTAGGAACAAAATTCGATTGGACGGAAGAACAGGCTGTAAGGGAAAGTAAAATACTGGATCCTGAGACAATCCTTTCAAAAATTCCAAAATATGCAGAACAACTGGAAGCTCAACATGGCAGTAAATGGAAACAACTTCTTCCCGCAATTGCTAAAATGATGATTTCTCTAGGCAAAAATCCATCATTAGATCAGAGCAGTTTAATTGCTATCACAACACCCGTTCAGATCATGGTTGGAGATAAAGATAATATGGTAACATTGGAAGAAAGTATCCAGGTCTATCATAGCATTCCAAATGCAAGGCTGGCTGTACTTCCAGACACGAAGCATCCGATGGACAAAGTACGTCCAACATTAGTATTTGATATCATGAAAGATTTCTGGAATTTAGTCTAA
- a CDS encoding ComF family protein, whose product MILNLLFPNRCIHCNRVIDADILVCDLCFKHIHFTHYDYFDENIIKEKCKLLFPVENTYALMQFEEKNLSRKIIHELKYRSREKTGKILAYWITERLDFKSKKPDLLVSVPLHPKKEKERGYNQLHLFTEILASFYDIPFDHHLIKRNHYSKAQALKDKKHRLKNENTFSITRNISEKHILLIDDVFTTGNTVSTIAWEILKTGNNKVSILVMAID is encoded by the coding sequence ATGATTCTAAATCTACTTTTCCCTAACCGTTGCATCCATTGCAACCGGGTCATCGATGCCGATATATTGGTATGTGATCTTTGTTTTAAGCATATCCATTTTACTCATTATGATTACTTTGATGAAAATATCATTAAAGAAAAATGCAAACTTTTATTTCCTGTTGAAAATACCTATGCTCTTATGCAGTTTGAAGAAAAAAACCTTAGCCGCAAGATCATTCACGAACTAAAGTACAGAAGCCGGGAGAAAACCGGAAAAATCCTTGCCTATTGGATTACAGAAAGGTTAGATTTTAAAAGCAAAAAGCCTGACCTTCTGGTAAGTGTCCCTCTTCATCCTAAGAAAGAAAAAGAAAGAGGCTACAATCAACTACACCTTTTTACCGAAATATTAGCCAGCTTTTATGACATTCCATTTGACCATCATTTAATTAAAAGAAATCATTACTCGAAAGCCCAGGCTTTGAAAGATAAAAAACACCGCCTAAAAAATGAAAACACATTTTCAATAACCCGAAATATTTCAGAAAAACACATTTTATTAATTGACGATGTGTTCACCACCGGAAATACGGTATCTACTATTGCCTGGGAGATTTTAAAAACTGGAAATAACAAAGTGAGCATTCTGGTAATGGCGATAGATTAG
- a CDS encoding helix-turn-helix domain-containing protein: protein MNAESDFIKTVFGLKLKQQRQKKNWSLQDLALKTGLSKSYLNEIENGKKYPKHDKIIQLSESLNCTFDDLVSTKLDKSLAPFNEILQSDFFKEVPLDLFGINKNNLISIISDAPKKVTAFINALIEISQNYNLGKERFYFAVLRSFQELYDNYFPDIEEKVLLFAKEHQLEFNKNMNPDVLQSILIEKFNYTIQSRDFEPYGTSTHLRSLFIPEKKLLLLNIKLEKDQKTFILAKEIGFNVLELKNRPNTYSWLDFGSFEEILNNFYASYFAGALLISKEQIIENTSDFFLQNTWKPKNFTDLIESFTNSPETFYYRLTNILSSELGIKDLFYLCLVKKKGSDRIQILKELHLNHQQAPHANATNEHYCRRWIAVKNLQHLKENETVTDAQISHYKDQGISYLVISTSQKNPFSDGSNRSYCLGILLNSQTIKKINFIKSPTLPTINVGVTCESCSIADCEVRQAPPVRLEKEYFNLSMKSSIEKIRKEIESEPQSKN, encoded by the coding sequence ATGAATGCAGAAAGCGACTTTATTAAAACGGTATTCGGACTAAAACTGAAACAGCAGAGACAAAAGAAAAATTGGTCTCTGCAGGATCTTGCTCTAAAGACAGGTCTATCAAAATCTTATCTGAACGAAATTGAGAATGGAAAAAAATATCCGAAACATGATAAAATAATTCAACTGTCAGAATCTTTGAATTGTACTTTTGATGATCTGGTGTCTACCAAACTTGATAAGAGCCTCGCTCCATTCAATGAAATTTTACAATCAGATTTCTTTAAAGAAGTTCCACTAGATCTTTTCGGGATCAATAAAAATAACCTGATCAGTATTATCAGTGACGCTCCTAAAAAAGTAACAGCTTTTATCAATGCTTTGATTGAAATATCTCAGAATTATAATTTAGGGAAAGAACGTTTTTATTTTGCTGTATTGCGTTCTTTTCAGGAGCTTTATGACAATTATTTCCCTGACATTGAAGAAAAAGTATTGCTATTTGCAAAGGAACATCAATTGGAATTCAATAAAAATATGAATCCTGATGTTTTACAAAGTATTCTTATTGAGAAGTTTAATTATACCATCCAATCAAGAGATTTTGAACCTTATGGAACTTCAACTCATCTGCGATCATTATTTATTCCCGAAAAAAAACTCTTACTTCTTAATATTAAGCTGGAGAAGGATCAGAAGACTTTTATCCTGGCTAAAGAGATAGGCTTTAACGTTCTGGAATTAAAAAATCGCCCTAACACCTATTCGTGGCTGGACTTTGGAAGTTTTGAAGAAATTCTGAATAATTTTTACGCCTCTTATTTTGCCGGTGCATTACTCATCTCAAAGGAGCAGATCATTGAAAATACCTCCGACTTTTTTTTACAAAATACATGGAAGCCAAAAAACTTTACCGATCTCATTGAAAGCTTCACCAATTCTCCTGAAACATTTTATTACAGACTGACCAATATCCTGTCATCGGAATTAGGAATTAAAGATCTGTTTTACTTATGTCTGGTTAAAAAGAAAGGCTCAGATAGGATACAGATCTTAAAAGAGCTACATCTTAATCATCAACAGGCTCCTCATGCCAATGCCACAAATGAACATTACTGCAGAAGATGGATAGCCGTTAAAAACCTTCAGCATTTAAAAGAAAATGAAACTGTGACGGATGCCCAAATTTCCCATTACAAAGATCAGGGTATAAGTTATCTGGTAATTTCCACTTCTCAGAAAAATCCATTTTCAGATGGCAGCAACAGAAGCTATTGTCTCGGAATTTTACTGAATTCCCAAACGATAAAGAAAATAAACTTTATCAAATCACCCACTTTACCTACGATCAATGTAGGTGTAACCTGTGAATCCTGCAGTATTGCTGATTGCGAAGTAAGACAAGCTCCACCTGTTAGACTGGAGAAGGAATATTTCAATCTGAGTATGAAAAGTTCTATTGAAAAAATACGAAAAGAAATAGAATCAGAACCGCAAAGTAAAAACTAA
- the aceB gene encoding malate synthase A — METTTQLKIKAQSQFKEIFNPELVEFLVELHQNFNTKRLDLLEERKETQLDFDRKHLPRFLPQTEEIRNGNWVCSPLPKDLLDRRVEITGPVDRKMIINALNSGASTFMADFEDSNSPTWKNCMEGQINLSDAINRNIDFTNEQGKSYTLNSKTAVLLIRPRGLHLSEKHIEINGEETSGSLVDFGIYFFRNAHQLLENGSGPYFYLPKLEHYKEARWWNEIFDFAQNYLQIPKGTIKATVLIETITASFQIDEILYELKEHSSGLNCGRWDYIFSFIKKFRNLPEFIIPDRDQVTMTSPFMAAYSKRVIEICHKRNVHAIGGMAAQIPIKNDDQANDAAFEKVKADKEREVKNGHDGTWVAHPALVSVAKNIFDQYMPYPNQIDKKVDYQIKESDLLEIPKGEISEKGVRKNINVGILYLESWLMGVGAAAIYNLMEDAATAEISRTQIWQWLNNEAVLIDDRVLTREMVLQWEKEEMETIEKYVGEERFKNGKFNLAKELFNELIFSEKFEEFLTLKAYPFI, encoded by the coding sequence ATGGAAACCACAACCCAATTAAAAATAAAGGCTCAAAGCCAGTTTAAAGAAATTTTTAATCCTGAGTTAGTAGAATTTCTGGTTGAACTTCATCAGAATTTCAATACCAAGAGACTGGATCTTTTAGAAGAGAGAAAAGAAACTCAACTGGATTTTGACCGGAAACATCTTCCCAGGTTTTTACCACAAACGGAAGAAATAAGAAATGGAAATTGGGTGTGTTCGCCACTTCCTAAAGATCTGCTCGATCGTAGGGTTGAAATTACAGGACCTGTGGACCGGAAGATGATCATTAATGCACTCAATTCTGGCGCTTCTACTTTTATGGCGGATTTTGAGGATAGTAATTCTCCAACCTGGAAAAACTGTATGGAAGGTCAGATTAACCTTTCTGATGCTATTAACAGAAACATCGATTTTACGAACGAGCAAGGGAAATCCTATACGCTTAATAGTAAAACAGCTGTTTTACTGATTCGTCCCAGGGGTTTGCATCTTTCTGAAAAACATATTGAGATCAATGGCGAAGAAACTTCAGGTTCGTTGGTGGATTTTGGAATTTATTTTTTTAGAAATGCCCATCAATTGCTGGAGAATGGAAGTGGTCCCTACTTTTACCTTCCAAAATTAGAACATTATAAAGAAGCCCGTTGGTGGAATGAAATTTTTGATTTTGCTCAGAATTACCTTCAGATCCCAAAAGGAACTATTAAAGCAACGGTTTTAATAGAGACGATCACGGCATCATTTCAGATCGATGAGATTTTATACGAATTAAAAGAACATAGTTCAGGATTAAACTGTGGCCGATGGGATTATATTTTCTCATTTATTAAAAAATTCAGAAACCTTCCGGAATTTATTATTCCTGACCGGGATCAGGTAACGATGACCTCTCCATTTATGGCCGCTTATTCAAAAAGAGTCATTGAGATCTGTCATAAGAGAAATGTCCATGCGATTGGTGGAATGGCAGCACAGATTCCTATAAAAAATGATGATCAGGCGAATGATGCAGCTTTTGAAAAGGTAAAAGCTGATAAAGAACGTGAAGTAAAAAATGGGCATGATGGAACCTGGGTTGCACATCCCGCTTTGGTTTCAGTGGCAAAAAATATTTTTGACCAGTACATGCCTTATCCCAACCAGATTGATAAAAAAGTGGATTATCAGATCAAAGAAAGTGACCTGTTAGAAATTCCAAAAGGCGAGATTAGTGAAAAAGGAGTCCGTAAGAATATTAATGTCGGAATCCTGTATCTCGAAAGCTGGTTGATGGGAGTGGGTGCTGCAGCGATTTATAACCTGATGGAAGATGCGGCCACTGCAGAGATTTCACGAACACAGATCTGGCAATGGCTAAACAATGAAGCGGTATTAATTGATGACAGAGTATTAACCAGAGAAATGGTTCTTCAATGGGAAAAAGAAGAAATGGAGACTATTGAAAAATATGTTGGTGAAGAACGATTTAAGAACGGAAAATTCAACCTCGCGAAAGAACTTTTTAATGAACTGATCTTCTCAGAGAAGTTTGAGGAATTCCTGACGTTGAAAGCGTACCCTTTTATCTAA
- the aceA gene encoding isocitrate lyase: MKTKQEKIQALEQDWLSNPRWNGVQRPYTAEEVLKLRGSYTIDYTIATEMSKKFWEKLMTQDFVAGLGALTGNQAVQEVDAGLEAIYLSGWQVAADANLSGEMYPDQSLYPANSVPSVVKKINNALLRADQIQSVSGNGDREYLVPIIADAEAGFGGNLNAFELMKQMIEAGAAGVHFEDQLSSAKKCGHLGGKVLVPTQEAINKLVAARLASDVTGVPSVIIARTDADAADLLTSDIDDRDKKFVTGERTSEGFYVVKNGVEQGIDRGLSYAPYADLIWMETSNPDLEQARRFAEGIHAKFPGKMLAYNCSPSFNWAAKLSVEEMTTFREELAKMGYKFQFITLAGFHALNTAMFELALAYKEKGMAGYSELQEREFALQQKGFRAVKHQSFVGTGYFDEVQNVVTGGSSATVAMKDSTEMAQFH, from the coding sequence ATGAAAACGAAACAAGAAAAAATTCAGGCTTTAGAGCAGGATTGGTTGAGCAATCCTCGTTGGAATGGCGTACAAAGACCTTATACTGCTGAGGAAGTATTAAAACTCAGAGGCTCTTATACAATCGATTATACGATTGCTACTGAAATGTCTAAAAAGTTCTGGGAGAAACTAATGACTCAGGATTTTGTAGCCGGATTAGGAGCATTAACCGGAAATCAGGCGGTACAGGAAGTAGATGCCGGTCTGGAGGCAATTTACCTTTCAGGATGGCAGGTGGCTGCTGATGCTAATTTATCAGGGGAAATGTATCCTGACCAGTCTTTATATCCTGCGAATTCAGTGCCTTCTGTAGTGAAGAAAATTAATAATGCTTTATTGAGAGCTGACCAGATCCAATCCGTAAGTGGAAATGGAGACAGAGAATATCTGGTTCCTATTATTGCAGATGCAGAAGCCGGTTTTGGAGGCAATCTAAATGCTTTTGAACTCATGAAGCAAATGATAGAAGCCGGTGCTGCGGGAGTGCATTTTGAAGATCAGTTGTCATCAGCAAAAAAATGTGGTCACCTGGGTGGTAAAGTATTGGTTCCAACTCAGGAGGCTATCAATAAATTAGTTGCAGCCCGTTTGGCATCAGATGTAACAGGGGTTCCAAGTGTGATTATCGCAAGAACAGATGCTGATGCTGCAGACTTACTGACTTCAGATATCGATGATCGAGATAAAAAATTTGTAACCGGAGAAAGAACATCAGAAGGTTTTTATGTGGTGAAAAATGGAGTAGAGCAGGGAATAGACCGTGGTTTATCTTATGCTCCGTATGCAGATCTGATCTGGATGGAAACTTCTAATCCTGATCTGGAACAGGCAAGAAGATTTGCAGAAGGAATTCACGCCAAATTCCCAGGAAAAATGCTGGCTTACAATTGTTCACCATCTTTCAATTGGGCAGCAAAATTAAGTGTTGAAGAAATGACTACCTTCCGTGAGGAATTGGCAAAAATGGGTTATAAATTCCAGTTTATCACATTGGCAGGTTTCCATGCGTTGAATACTGCGATGTTTGAATTGGCTTTGGCATATAAAGAAAAAGGAATGGCTGGATATTCCGAATTACAGGAACGTGAGTTTGCTTTACAGCAAAAAGGTTTCAGAGCAGTAAAACACCAGTCTTTTGTAGGAACAGGATATTTTGATGAGGTTCAGAATGTGGTGACTGGTGGTTCTTCAGCTACGGTAGCAATGAAAGACTCTACTGAAATGGCACAATTTCATTAA
- a CDS encoding acyl-CoA thioesterase — MSLVYQKEIKVTEENIDQNKHVNNVQYVSWVEEIATEHWDFVKHRTEYPEDIWMLLDHHIQYKKQVYLNDVITVKTYPKDPEGIKQPRKVEFYCNGQLVVDSLTLWVLIDSKTQKIQRLKSDWLEKL, encoded by the coding sequence ATGAGTTTAGTATATCAAAAAGAAATAAAAGTAACAGAAGAAAATATAGATCAGAATAAGCATGTCAATAATGTGCAATATGTAAGCTGGGTGGAAGAAATAGCCACAGAACATTGGGATTTTGTAAAGCATAGGACTGAGTATCCCGAAGATATCTGGATGCTTCTGGATCATCATATTCAATACAAAAAACAGGTGTATCTGAATGATGTAATAACTGTAAAAACCTACCCCAAAGATCCGGAAGGCATCAAACAGCCCAGAAAAGTTGAGTTCTATTGTAATGGTCAGCTTGTGGTAGATTCCCTGACGCTGTGGGTTTTAATTGATTCTAAAACACAAAAAATTCAAAGATTGAAAAGTGATTGGCTGGAAAAGCTTTAA